The sequence below is a genomic window from Cicer arietinum cultivar CDC Frontier isolate Library 1 chromosome 6, Cicar.CDCFrontier_v2.0, whole genome shotgun sequence.
tcactGTCATTAAGAAAAATACAAGTGTATGAATAAGAGGTTCATACAATTAACATGAACAAGCTcaaatgacttaaaaaaaaaaaatcaaaattcttcAAAAGATGTAGGGCAAAGAACCTCCGTAGAAAGGCCAAAATAGGTGGTTGGTGGTGGATCATAAAACTACACAATATGTAAGACATTTTGAGTAATGTCCCGGACTATGGACTACTTTCAGAATTGTCGACCGTCCCTACAAACCAACACGAACCTTTTCAATATATTTGGTCCTCACTCACACGAGAGTTCGGAGAAACTTCTTAAAATGTCATCCATCCCGTACGTGCAGCTACCAAAAGGCGAAAAGTTATGGGATGAATGATCTTCTGGGAAGTTTCTCAAAGTCGTGTAACTGAGGACAAAACCTTCTAAAAAAGACTTGTGTTGATTTGTGGACAGAGTCAGCAAGTCCGAGTCTGGGATGTTACATTTTGACTTTGATCCTTTTTTGGGTTCATGGTTTGCAAATGACCACAAAACAAGGAAGAAGAGCTCTAGGATTAAGCAGATAAAGCTCCTCAATATTTGAATAAAGACCTACTTTTCCAGCCAATGAATCAAACCCAGTTTGTGATGCCATTTCTTGAATGTTCTCTAGAGGCCTATGAACCCTACCAGCAATTACTCTGCAAACTATCAGTGCCTTTCTAAGTGATGGTTCATCATCAAGAATCTCTATACATTCAAAAGCTCTTCCACTTGTGGATGTTGTGAAAACTCCTATGCCACCTTTCAACTCATTCTTAGCAGAAAAACCATTCCTTATAATTCTACAAACACAACATTTTTCTGATAGGCAAAGACTTGAAGAACCATTGAGACCAAGAGAACAGGAAACAGTTGTTCCATAGAACCTTAATAGCTCATTTCCATCAGCAAGACACCTAGGATGTTTCTTTTGGAGTTTGCTTGCTTTGATTTTTACCATCTCTCTATACTCTTCAAATCTAGCTAATGTCTTTTGCATGTTGTGGACCTTCAAAACTCTCTCAATTCTACCACAGTGATTTTCTGACTTTAACCAACTTGTTCTGCATATTATCTCCACTATTTTCCTTGATGAATCTCCTTCCACAAGTTCAGTCACTGCCAAGGCAAAAAAAACCTCTCAAAATTCAAAGCTTATGAATTATGAAACTTATATGTCAAAACTATACTAAAATGGTAATAAACTTGCGGTCACTAACTAAACACTTCAATCCTAGATACTAGACACTTTAACTTATCCTAgatattttgaagataaaagTTGTTGGAGAATACTAAcaaattctaaattaaaaaaggTAATGAAATAAAGCAAAATCAGGTTGGCTGTACCAAATTCAAAAAGTATGTTGATTTATAAGATTTGTCACCTCACTATAAAAATCTATGAATATCTAATAAAGACTGTGACCAAAAAGTTTGTGGTCAGAAAAATGTTAGGATAATCAAAATCcaagaaaagtaaaataataaaaaattaatattaccagCATGCTTGGAGAGATGGTGAGCTTCAGCAGCTTCCCATTTGTTAAACTGTTCACCACATTTGTGACAAGTGATAGTTGAAGAACCATTAGTATCTGTTTCAAGGGACATTCTATTACTAGAATGAATTCCACCACCATGAAAATTACCAGAACCTTCTTTTTCTGATGATAAAAGGAAAGGAGATTTCCTTGGAGGAGTGGAAGAAGTCCTAAAAGAAGGGTTAAAGTAATGCATTGTAGGGTGTCCTCCAGGACCAGGAGTTCCAGGTCTTAAAGTACCAACATAAGTTGAAGAACCACTACTACCACTACCACTAGCATTGTTATTACCAACCCCTTCTTGAAATCCACCATAACCAGTTATTTTAAGCTCACACCTTGAGTTGCTCAAAATAACTTCATGTGTTATAGGGTTGAGAAACTCACTACTACCTATAGATCTTGGACTGCAACTTGGTGGCTTTTCAAGATGTCTTTTGCTTCCATGGATAACATCTTTTAGATTTGCTATTGACCTTGAACAACCTGATCTTCCTCCTCTTTTTGTTAATATTGTGCTTAAATTTTTCCTTGTTTTTGGGTCATGAACATCTGAAGGTTCTGATTTGCAATGTAGTGACTTCTTCAGAGAAAACCACACTGTTGGCATATTCTATTACCCTTAATAatgctttttttctttctttttctctttcttttttcgGTCTTCTTCTCCTTTCTAGCTTTACACATCAACTACATTCTTAAAAGGCTccattttctttttcctttgcAATCTTCACTTTCACTTTCCTAAGTGAAAGCtgagaaaatgaaaatacaaaAAGATAACAACTTTAGTTGTTATCTGCTTTAAGCAAATAACCCTTTTTGTTACATGAAATTTCCTTCAACTTTCTATGAAACAAAATCAACCATGCATCAAAGGGTTATCAGAAGAGTAACTAACTGAAATTGGTATCAACAAAGAAACTAAAGAGTATTTGCTCTAAAGGTCATATTATTGCTTAAGCACAGAGAATGAGTTTTGCAATATCTTTAGGATGGAGTCCGTGACCACATCAGAAGAACAAGCAAATGAGACAAAAGGGACTCAAATTCATagaaaaagaattaaaacaaaaaacaaaaaaaggatAAGCTAATGTTTAAAAAGCAGGGGTGTTTGAAACAAAAACTCGAGAATCTTTGGTTTTTATATCTGGATCAAGGAACATGACAACTAATTTGGACAAAACATCTACTGTGGCACTGTTATAAATGTTACCGGTTAATTAACAGAGGCTAAATAGGAAGtcatctattaaataaattctAACTAACGTTTAgctctatgttttttttttctttgatcttttattttcattttaaataattatttgattttttgtatttattatttattttttttataaaaattcattaaaaaaatttcaaataaaacccataagattaattatcattttcaatataatgcaaatttcatcaaatgcataattgaaatattcaaataaattcatattttcatctccaacaatatcaaatttataaataaagaacaaaaatataagtttatttaaagatttaaattatgaacttgataaaatttgcattatattgaagatgataattaattttattggttttatttaaaaaatttgatgaatttttttattttttgtaaaaagttaataacatttttgacattttaaaacataaaagatcaaattgtcacttaaaataaaataaatgaccaaatcgaaataaataataaaaaaataaaagactaaaactttaattgaaattaagttaagaaaaCGCGGGTGCTATTTAGccattaatatatttgattcatttaaaatcaaaattttattttagaaaataaaataaatggttgctattttatacatatatatcattaatgataaatagttataatatcaatattgaTCTACTCATTTCAACtatttctcaatttaaaaaaatgaaaatctttaattaattattatttaccGAAGTTGTATTATTTCTTTATCTGTAAAGATTTTATATTGTAAGTACTCAGTCTCAATATtggtttattattaattatagtaGTAGCATGTTGTAAGAaattaactaattatatttatttttggtttaaattacagtttttgttttctattttagttgaattacgAAAATAGTTCTCTTATTTGTTTTCAGTTTTGGTCTTTAATCAGAATTTTAAtccaaaacttaatgaaatgtcattttttataatgatatgtcaaaaaaaaaaataatttggaagattttatgttgattaattatgttttattattattcttaatttataaaacatatttttatttttaaaaatacatctcctattttattatattatttaattacaaaaataaataaatcatattctaatctttaattttattcaatttcatCTCCTTCTTCTCCTTCTTATGATTAGAGATTAAAAGTATGAATGAAATTGAATGGAATGAAATTAGGAATTAGAATAGAAAtgtgtctttttattttattttattgtaattaaataatataataaagtagaaaatatgttttataaattagaaataataataaaatataattaattcacatgGAATCTTCGACATcattttatttagatacatcattaaaaaataacatttttttatctaaGGTTCTGTTTGAAGGACTAAAACTATagacaaataaaatgaaataattatttttgtgattcagctaaaataaatgattaaaattataattaaacttttattttatttttcttatagtaAAAGTATTGATTGTAGTAGGAGTAATTATGTAGAAGCTTTTATTAGTAAAGAGGAGGTTGAGATGCTAATAAATAATCACCGTAATTAATTTTGTAGTTTcgacattttttattaataatatattttaagtttttttttttgtattttttgcatttatattctcttttatttaaaattctatattATATtctacataatttatatattaaaatttttaacagTTTTTGTATCTTCATGAAGTCGCATCCCCACCCTACGATTACATgaagaataattattttttctacgGTAGGAGGTCGCAttctgttaatttaataaataaaaaataataaaaatattttaaaaagaaaaattatattaataaaatatatatatatacatttaataggaaaaaaaatatgttgatgtgttatattattttaacaatttcctcttattttgcagataaattagaaattaattatattttgttaacaattcctttctattttttctctggatctaataaataaaaaataaaaaataacaaatatattaataaaattaaacaagatatattaaattgaaagaaaaaaatacatcaaattgaagaaaaaatatattaattttgaactaatgatgtccacctaaatgtCATCTAATTTCACATATAAATTTTGGTCGAACTCGTCTATCTCATTAAACGAGCTGATGTTATTCTGGTTGATTCTCGTTTTGGTCATTATCCTTATCTTAATTTGTACATGGATTAGAACCACTATCACCTCCTCAAAATCAACCAGAATAATCTCAACTTATTCAAAAAGTTCAGCTTAGATGTGAAATTAGATGATATTTAGGTGgatatcattaatttaaatttgatatattttttccccttcaatttaatgtattttgtgattttattaatatagtttccttttttaattatttatttatttatttatttattagagtcAGAGGAAAAATATGAAGGGGTTGccaataaaatagaattaattaaattactcatTTATCTACAAAACGagggagttgttaaaataacatAGCatgtaatttgttttattttattaatataattttttaaaaaacaatatgttttttatttttatttattaaattaacaattactctttagttaaaataaaaaattaaaaggttaTACTCGCGGGATGCAATTTcctatagaaaaaataaaa
It includes:
- the LOC101514605 gene encoding uncharacterized protein, translating into MPTVWFSLKKSLHCKSEPSDVHDPKTRKNLSTILTKRGGRSGCSRSIANLKDVIHGSKRHLEKPPSCSPRSIGSSEFLNPITHEVILSNSRCELKITGYGGFQEGVGNNNASGSGSSGSSTYVGTLRPGTPGPGGHPTMHYFNPSFRTSSTPPRKSPFLLSSEKEGSGNFHGGGIHSSNRMSLETDTNGSSTITCHKCGEQFNKWEAAEAHHLSKHAVTELVEGDSSRKIVEIICRTSWLKSENHCGRIERVLKVHNMQKTLARFEEYREMVKIKASKLQKKHPRCLADGNELLRFYGTTVSCSLGLNGSSSLCLSEKCCVCRIIRNGFSAKNELKGGIGVFTTSTSGRAFECIEILDDEPSLRKALIVCRVIAGRVHRPLENIQEMASQTGFDSLAGKVGLYSNIEELYLLNPRALLPCFVVICKP